atttttgtgtttaaaataaaatttgaggtgaatataatatttcgagatatattttagtagaatttttttggcaaaattacacttttagtcctttaacttaatttcaggtaacaatttggtcttttatctttttttattttaatttgatcctttttgtccattttcatatacattttcaagcttcgaATCTAATattttatgcaaacatagacaaggatcatagatttgaagactcaaggaccataagaaaataaaatcatgaattttaagcttaaaaattcatatgaaaatagacaaaaatgaccaaattgaaatgaaaaaaaacgataaaggaccaaactgttacccgaaattaagttaagggactaaaagtgtaattttgccaattttttatttatttaaagaagatgattaagattcaaaggaagaagtgaagatgatgaacatctttatcatatttttggattattttttttcagttttaataaaatatatttctaaaaataaaattatgtattttttaattaaaaaaatgtgtaaaaagatgtatatgtgcttttaagagagataaatgacctaaacgggaaaaaataaagatatatgaccaaagtgttacaaataaataagataaaggacccataatataatattgtcttaattatatttagtgttcaatcttaattaatttacactacaggactggcttagaacaattaaaatttcacatcaaatttctttcatctgaatgtccttaaatttatcagttatattcataaaatttattcatcccattttgattgttcaattttgtcgttcccaactgccgcatttttcaattttcgtgagaatcgtcatgatttcaaatatcgtgagaattgccTTTACTTCCAGTACAACGTCAAgtatgatgacttgatttttctttttgatttgatttttcttggttgtgaggtagttaattataacaattgagtaaatcatccgttgtactttgagggctgctagcaggtgttgccgctgtgatgctgtgggagtttgctagcatttttatggttgctgctgaaatggttatgtgatgagatttttgttcttttatttggatttaaaagcttttgctgatagtgagacaggtctatgcgtgttaacatattttattaggttgactgcttaaataaaataaaaaagtcacgatacctgacgcagttctagaaacaacgacaattctcacgataattggaaattgcggcaatttggaacgacaaaattgaacaattaaaatgtgaagaagaatgaaaaagaaacaaaaattgatcaatatggaagaataaagaagaagaaatttgaaagaatgagatgtttttgttctcacgttcggggttctggaatggaagaaattttatgaatataaatgatgaatttaaggacatccagatgaaagaaatttgatgtaaaattttatttgttataagttttatagtgtaaattaattaagattgaacaccttaatataaaaaaaaaattaataaaaattaaaagtattaaaagttaccttttgattaagattaactcgccttcaaaaataaaataattaagactaactcatttatttttagaaagaatctactcattttttttttaattccaatCTTTTGATATTTCTTGAATGTTGCTATTATTAAGGATTCATTATTGCTTGACTCAACAATAACGTGACACGAGAAGTTTAGGGACAACAATAGATACAAACGATGTTTTTTCAATTAGAGAGAAGAACATAAGAAAAGAAGATATTAAAAGGAGAAGAACAGAAGAAACATAGcattagagagaagagaaataaaGTAGAACTCATCGATGGTGTTGATGGATGCAATTGGTGATGTTGGTGTTGAGATTGAGGCGACGGTGGTAATGATTCGAAGAGGGAATAATTATCAATCGGTGGTGACGAGAAACCCTATTTTTTAGGTTAGAAGAGGcaatatgtttttgattttattttagggaagcAATATGTTTTTTATAGTGTTGTCGgtctttatgtatttttatttcttattcttttattactttttttaaaatggaaatATGTAAGACAGAaatcacatattaaaaaaaagggaaaatcaTGCATACGTATCGCGATAAAGTATCGGTTTATTCAGCCATATTGAAGTATAAGTTAGCCGTATCCGACacgtattgttttttttattttgcaaaaaaaataaatattaatggcCCGATACTTCTCTAATACATATGTCTGAACGTATCGAGATGTATCAATGTCGGATACGCGTCGGACACAATTCTTCACTATTTTAAGAGTATCGAGGCTTCACAAATCTATGTTTGAAATGAGGATTTTAGTGATTAATATTGTTGTTGGGCATCATACTCTTGGTTTTACAAATACTCTCTTGTGATTTGGTAACTATAATTTGAGGCGTACATAATTTTGTaacattttgttgtttttgatttttgaagaaacattttgttgtttatgatattttgaTGCAGAgatgcatgattttgatgaatgaaaatgagCTTCAACAGAATTCAGTTTCGTCCTTTAACTTCTTATGCTCAATTCATTTCAGtcccttattttaaaattaaaaagtcaatttggtcccttactTTGTgtcaaaagttatatttttttggtcccTTACATTTTCTATAAAGTAAAATTTGGTCCCCAATCCGAAATAGATGATTATGACAGTATAACTGGATCAAAACTAACTCAAACCATAACATAATATAACCTGGTCAAAATAGTATATCATTAATAATAGGTTAAAAAGTGATTCACAACGAAGAcataataaaattcaaaatatatatcttataagtcctaactcaatccataaaaatattgaaactgTTAAGCCGTACATTAtaaccggagttcgaacccggAGTTTATGATAACTTTGCCATCCCTTCCATCTCTATATAGAACATTGataatgtaaccaaaaaatatagaACATGACCCTTGTTCTAAATTCCTTTTTTTCTATGGCCTTCCCAGCATCTTCTTAATGGGAGGTTGCTGCAGATCTGTATATTGTGTCCGCACCCACAAATTTGAGCCATTACATGGACACACTGAAGGTAGGTAAACTGCTTCATAACATGCCTTCTTGTAGCATGCCGGTATCAAAAGACTTAACCAAATTATTGAGTTACAATAATCGTGTATATAAGTTTGTGGTTAGTGTGGTTCTGCCAATGGgtgtttaattttataaaagtcaTATATCCATGTAAGTATaagaaaagtgattatttaTAGGGATAACATATTAAGAGAGTGTGTAATTACATttagtcaaaatcaataaatgttCCACAATATTTGATATTCAATTAATCCAAAATTTAGCAAAAATGTGACTATGAAAATTCATAAggaaatactccctccggtccttattataagaaaaaattaactttttagatacaatgaatcaaaaaagttaattgtttcttataataaggaccggagggagtaagaAACTCAAGAATCTCCAAATTAGATTAACATATATCAATAAACGTTTCTATGAATGTTGGATTCACCACAATGAAACGTTTCCTAAGGTTAGATAAGCTTCAACGCTCAACAAACATTAACAGAGTATTTACAAATCACACATCAAAGAGGTTCTCATGTTGGTGACGGATGATTTTGCTATGTGAATCAACTTCTTATCAACTGAATCAATCTTATTGAAATTAACTTATGGTTTTAGATAGATTAATATTGCAGATAACAatgattttatttgcatttacaGTTTTAAACGTGTTTGTTTTCTTATCTTCTTTATATTCTTGGTCATGATCTTGTAGTCAGAATATAAGTATAGTTTATCCTTAAAATAAAGTATAGTTTAATTTCCTGTTAGCATTATCTTGTATTTTTTCAAAGTTTACATTCATTTAAGCACAAAGAAAAAGCTTTTTATAAAGCTTTTGTCGTATTCTAATTGGCTTTTATCGCACTTGGCTCTCATAAACCCTCAATGAGTTTAACAATCAAAAACTTTGGATTTGGATTCTGTCATTTTGCTATTGTTTTTCTCCAATGTATTATGTAGCTTGAGTTTTTTCCACATAAGGTACCTCTTGAAATTGAAGTTGTCTTATGTGAAATTCATTGTGTATTAAGATGAACTTTGTTATTTCAGCGTAGTGTCGATACTTTCAAccatctttatattttttagtgtACTAGTATTTTCACCCATGCATTGCACGGGCGAAAAAGGATTTATTGTGACCGAACgtacaaccaaaataaaaacatataatgcATTTCTTAGACAAATCAAATGTTCTTGTCATCACAAAAATTTGTCTTATTGTAATAAGCAAATGTTGATTCTCAATACATAATGTATAAATGAGTAAAAATATATCCAATATATTGAATACAAATgttaaaatcaacataattttatactaatattatatttatcgGAAATGTGTTATCATTTGTTATTTGACAGGTTGAATTCAATTCTTAAATATTCGACAAATAACTATTTGGCAAGTTGAATTCAATTCTTAGATATTTGGTAAATATTGTGCTTGAGGTTATCCTTCgtgttttttgaaagataaattaagAAGCCATCTTATtgcaataaatataatatttagacttttttttacaataaaaaaaacttcacttaataaaaacaaaacactaaaagaaatatatcaaaaaataaaatcttacaCAATTAAAATTTGGACTTGGTAAAAAGTCATTGTCGATAATAGCTTCAACATCTACTTCACAAATAAGTAAGTATTTGTTATGCTTCACACAAATCATAAATCCTTTGTATCATACTTTTAGTTACTATAacttttaagaaatttaatagGATCGGTATATGATTTACAAATTTGATAAAGAATTAGATACACAATAGGCACAGTAAACCAAATTGGGTATAAAAAAGACTAAACCTTGAGCAAATAATAATGTTTAAAGTCTTCTATTAGTACTTTGttatacaaaaattaatgtataagCAACATTATTAGTACTTTGTAATAAAGATtgctaaaattaaaaaaacaatgaaaggaagaattaaaatattttattctttacTAATTTACTTAGCTTGTTTTACATTCTAAATGTGCAATACTCTCATGAGATTACAaacaaaaactaacaaattGATCTATAACTTCATCTAATAATTCATCTAAAATCTCTAACTCAAAATCAGCACTTATATTTTCTAAATCATTTTGTTTCCTCTTGACTTCATGCAATTCACTTACCAATTCATCATCAACTAGCTTGCAAATTTTAATCCAAATATCTACACATTCATTGTTATGCCTCTCTTTTTTCCTTGAtccttcattcaaattgttCTCAATTTCCTTAACTTTACTCTCTTCTTCATTCATAAAGTTACTATCAGAATGTAGAATAAATAGCTGGTCATTTTCAAGTACTGGTGACAATTTTCTTCTCCAACTCATATCAACATCACAAAGATCTTCCTCTGCAACATGTTTATATATGTAATTAGTTAGCAAATTTAAAACatgtaaaaaggaaaaaaaaaattaagctacACTATGTATGTAAATTCTAAGGATAATTGTGTGTATGATTTTGTTTGCATTCAAATTAAAATGAGACAAACTATTAggtcatgtttggataaaaagtttaattaaacaacttatATCATTATCACTTATCGTATAAGCACTTATGTATTAaactatttccaaaaaaaagataaaatcaatttatattattttcattcaagGTATAAGacattttcataagttatcctctatgaagcacatatacggacacggacacgaCACAGATACCGACACGCcgacacaactaataatttgaaaaaaatcacataactcattgtaattacaagtgtcggtgtcatGTCCTGGTGTCGGACATCAGGACACGatatgtgcttcataggttatCCTTAAAAGCTTCTAGAAATAATCTAAAACCAACTTATTATGAGCATGTCAATAGCTCTTTACTTGTCTCTAAACTCAAATAAACATAACCAAACATGCATTAAAAGTTAAGCTAAGATGAAGAAACAAACCTGTTCCTGAAACATCATGCTCAAAATCAAAGACAGAAACAGGACTATAATCTTCTGAACTACATTCACTTTCAACCTTCTCTTCAACACAAcatgtttttcctttctttctcttcttcacttTCTCACCATTTCCAACTGCCTTAAACAAACTCTTCTC
Above is a genomic segment from Medicago truncatula cultivar Jemalong A17 chromosome 5, MtrunA17r5.0-ANR, whole genome shotgun sequence containing:
- the LOC11408633 gene encoding uncharacterized protein isoform X2, which codes for MGLDSMEEDKVSESKPSSPTHCKSLNYVPQAFHLLENENFLVFSFESGGENRKFKSKGRRKEKKREVRGEVKRNKREKVNDDGEFHFEKSLFKAVGNGEKVKKRKKGKTCCVEEKVESECSSEDYSPVSVFDFEHDVSGTEEDLCDVDMSWRRKLSPVLENDQLFILHSDSNFMNEEESKVKEIENNLNEGSRKKERHNNECVDIWIKICKLVDDELVSELHEVKRKQNDLENISADFELEILDELLDEVIDQFVSFCL
- the LOC11408633 gene encoding uncharacterized protein isoform X1 encodes the protein MKLLTLSYSSSSSPSSSSNFSFDSTFCSSKTVAAGCFTTIFHRIREFHSKFIVSEKVQKFKTNTPTTTRTIISSSSSSGVVARLMGLDSMEEDKVSESKPSSPTHCKSLNYVPQAFHLLENENFLVFSFESGGENRKFKSKGRRKEKKREVRGEVKRNKREKVNDDGEFHFEKSLFKAVGNGEKVKKRKKGKTCCVEEKVESECSSEDYSPVSVFDFEHDVSGTEEDLCDVDMSWRRKLSPVLENDQLFILHSDSNFMNEEESKVKEIENNLNEGSRKKERHNNECVDIWIKICKLVDDELVSELHEVKRKQNDLENISADFELEILDELLDEVIDQFVSFCL